The following proteins come from a genomic window of Elgaria multicarinata webbii isolate HBS135686 ecotype San Diego chromosome 10, rElgMul1.1.pri, whole genome shotgun sequence:
- the NKX6-1 gene encoding homeobox protein Nkx-6.1, which produces MLAVGQMDGSPRQSAFLLSSPPLAALHSMAEMKTPLYPAAAYPLPSPAAAAAGPSGPSSLSSSSSSSSSASASPSPPLGSPTPAGLRPHSAGALSALGCPPPQLSAATPHGINDILSRPSMPPLGAAAASSSSSASAAASTSASPAAGLLAGLPRFSSLSPPPPPPGLYFSPSAAAAVAAVGRYPKPLAELPGRTPIFWPGVMQSPPWRDARLACTPHQGSILLDKDGKRKHTRPTFSGQQIFALEKTFEQTKYLAGPERARLAYSLGMTESQVKVWFQNRRTKWRKKHAAEMATAKKKQDSETERLKGASENEEDDDDYNKPLDPNSDDEKITQLLQKHKTGAGGGGSASLLLHTSENEGSS; this is translated from the exons ATGCTGGCGGTGGGGCAAATGGATGGCAGCCCCCGGCAGAGCGCCTTCCTGCTCAGCAGCCCGCCGCTGGCCGCCTTGCACAGCATGGCCGAGATGAAGACGCCCCTGTACCCCGCGGCCGCCTACCCGCTGCcttcccccgccgccgccgccgccgggcctAGCGGGCCTTCGTCCTTGTCCTCGTCGTCGTCCTCGTCGTCTTCGGCGTCCGCCTCGCCTTCCCCGCCGCTGGGCTCCCCGACGCCGGCCGGCCTGCGTCCCCACAGCGCGGGGGCCCTGTCGGCGCTGGGCTGCCCCCCGCCGCAGCTCTCGGCCGCCACCCCGCACGGCATCAACGACATCCTGAGCcggccgtccatgccgccgctcggcgccgccgccgcctcctcctcctcgtcggcctccgccgccgcctcgaCGTCCGCCTCGCCGGCCGCCGGCCTGCTGGCGGGGCTGCCTCGCTTCAGCAGCCtcagcccgccgccgccgccgccgggcctCTACTTCAGccccagcgccgccgccgccgtggcCGCCGTGGGCCGCTACCCCAAGCCGCTGGCCGAGCTGCCCGGGAGGACGCCCATCTTCTGGCCCGGCGTGATGCAGAGCCCGCCCTGGAGGGACGCGCGACTGGCTTGCACGCCGC ATCAAGGCTCAATTTTGCTGGATAAAGACGGCAAAAGGAAACATACAAGACCTACATTTTCCGGCCAGCAGATCTTCGCTTTAGAAAAGACTTTTGAGCAAACGAAATACTTAGCTGGGCCGGAAAGAGCGAGACTCGCCTACTCACTGGGGATGACAGAAAGTCAAGTCAAG GTTTGGTTCCAGAACCGGCGGACCAAGTGGCGGAAGAAACACGCGGCCGAGATGGCCACGGCCAAGAAGAAGCAGGACTCGGAGACGGAGCGGCTGAAGGGCGCCTCGGAGAACGAGGAAGACGACGACGACTACAACAAGCCCTTGGACCCCAACTCCGACGACGAGAAGATCACGCAGCTGCTCCAGAAGCACAAGACgggcgccggcggcggcggcagcgccagccTCCTACTCCACACGTCGGAGAACGAGGGGTCCTCTTAG